The Desulfobacterales bacterium sequence TATTGTTCATTGTTGCGAAGATTTCCCAAAACATATTGGTCTGCCGAGGGGGTGTCTTGAAGACACGACTGCTTTGCTCGATTCTTTGGGAATCCGCCCAAAAATAGTTGACGAGAGGTTCGAAGGCGAGCGAGTAAAAGCTGAATTTAAGGGTAGGCTAAGGTCAGAACAGCAAAAAGCAGCTGGTGCTCTTCTGGAGTACGATACCGGTGTGTTGGCAGCATCGACCGCATTTGGGAAAACTGTAGTCGCAGCTTATTTAATTGCAAAGCGATATGTAAACACTTTGATCCTGGTTCATTTAAAAGAGCTTCTGCATCAGTGGATCGCACGATTGAATTCTTTTCTCGATGTCTCTGCGAGTGATATTGGGCAAATCGGCGGCGGAAAACGTAAGCCAACCGGCATAATAGATGTCGCAACAATTCAGAGCTTAGGACGAAAGGGAGTGGTAGATGATATTGTGGCTAAATACGGCTATCTAATTGTGGACGAATGCCATCATATTTCCGCCAGAAGCTTTGAAATCGTTGCCCGACAGTGCAAAGCGAAATACGTTACTGGACTTTCAGCGACAGTTACCAGAAAAGATGGTCACCATCCAATTATTTTTATGAATTGTGGACCGGTTAGGTACAAAGTAGATGATAAGAAACAGGCGTCAGAAAGACCTTTTGCCCATAAAGTTATTGTCAGAGAAACGAGCTTTAGGATGCCTGCTTCATTTGAGGCAGATCGGTATACTGCTATCCACGAAATTTATAGAGCCTTATTACAAAGCGATGAGCGCAATCAAGTCATCGTCTCCGATGTAATGAACGCCATTAAAAAAAATCGTTTCCCAGTTATCCTGACCGAACGTGTTGAGCATCTTGAAACTCTAAAAGGCCTACTTGAAAACAAAATTACAAATCTAATAGTCATGAAAGGTGGAATGGGTAAAAAGCAGCGGCAGAAAGCATTAAACGCACTTAATTCTCTTCCCGATGATGCTGAAAAAGCGGTCCTTGCTACAGGTCGGTACTTAGGGGAAGGATTCGATGACGAAAGGCTTGATACTTTATTTTTGACTCTGCCAATTTCCTGGAGAGGTACTCTAAATCAATATGCCGGTCGATTGCACAGAATCCACGACACCAAAAAAAAAGTGGTGATTTACGATTACGCGGATCTGGAAGTACCGGTCTTGGTAAGGATGTACGATAGGCGACTGAGAGGTTATCGATCAATAGGATATGAAATCGAAGACGATCTCGCTTGATGCGGGTTGCTAATCCGTGTAGGTTGTACGAAAACAAATGCCAGTTTGCATATTTTTGCATATAAAAGAGAAACAGCTCCTGTAACTTACTGAAACCGTTTCTCTTTTTTTAATGGTATGCCGAAGGCCGGACTTGAACCTGCACCAACCCGCTATTGGCGCGGGTTTGCGGTCACTGTGGACGAGTAGTGGACGAATGTTCAATTTTCTGATTTAATTCCTTTTGACTTATCTTCTTCATCAAAAATGATATCTAAAAGATACATTAAGGATTCACCGTTATCACCATCGCCACCTCGTTTCCAACAGAAATAATCGTCGTTCCAAACAAAATCAACGTTCATTATTTTCTCCATCAGAGCTTCGCTTTTAGGATGATGGTCGATTCCATTTTCCCAACGCTTCTCAATGTCATATTCAACACCTTCAACTTTTGGGTATTTTTCTTTTTCTAAAATCATCTCCTTTCTCCGAAATAGTTAACTATTTATGTGGACATAAAGTGGACGTTTTTACCTCACCAAAAAAAATCCTCTAACCACCTGAAATTTTTACCAAATAAAAACAGGCACCCACGTCATTCCTGAACCTTGACGTAAGTACCTGTTTTTGCGTGTAAAACTATGGTGCCGAAGGCCGGACTTGAACCGGCACGGGCGTAGCCCACTACCCCCTCAAGATAGCGTGTCTACCAAGTTCCACCACTTCGGCTCGTGAATCAACGAATGAAGTTTATAGCACAGTTTATTCTGATTGCGCCGGTTTGGCCGGTGCCTCGCTCTGCTGCGGAGCGGTCTGCTCTTGAGCTGCCGGTGCAGACGGGGCCGGAGTCGAACTTTCCTGGGGTGCCGTCTCGCTCGGGGCCGCTGGTGCCGTCTGCTCTACCGGAGCGGGTATTTGGGGCATGATCGAGTCGGCCGTGCGATGGCTGGACATGTATGCCAGTACCAGGGATGTCAGCATAAACACAATGGCCGCTACGGTGGTGGCCTTACTTAAAAAGGTTGAGGCCCCAGTACTGCCAAACAGGGTTTGACTTCCGCCGCCGCCAAAGGCAGCACCCATATCAGCGCCCTTTCCGGTTTGAAGCAACACAATCATAATCAGGGCAATACATACGGCTACATGAACGATGACGAGTATTATTGACATTTTTTTATTTGTCCCTACAAAAAAATCTAACGCTGAATGGCATTAGTGTATATTAACCTAAAATACATATTTTTTAAAGGTTGAGCCCTTTACCCCGTTACCGGTAGATTTATTGCAATCGGATTTTTTTTCCAATTTTAACGGGCTCAACGGGCTTAACCGGCACAACCGGCCAACCAAATATTATTTAAATTTGACAATCTGGCTGAACGATTCGGCGTCAAGACTGGCGCCGCCCACCAGGGCGCCGTCAATGTCCGGCATTTCCATCAGACCGGCAATGTTATCCGGCTTGACACTGCCGCCATACAAAATCCGCATGGATTCAGACAGCCCATTGCCGTAAAGTTTTTCCACCAATGAGCGGATGAACTGATGCACATCCTGGGCCTGGTCATCGGTTGCTGTTTTGCCGGTTCCGATGGCCCAAACCGGTTC is a genomic window containing:
- a CDS encoding DEAD/DEAH box helicase gives rise to the protein IVHCCEDFPKHIGLPRGCLEDTTALLDSLGIRPKIVDERFEGERVKAEFKGRLRSEQQKAAGALLEYDTGVLAASTAFGKTVVAAYLIAKRYVNTLILVHLKELLHQWIARLNSFLDVSASDIGQIGGGKRKPTGIIDVATIQSLGRKGVVDDIVAKYGYLIVDECHHISARSFEIVARQCKAKYVTGLSATVTRKDGHHPIIFMNCGPVRYKVDDKKQASERPFAHKVIVRETSFRMPASFEADRYTAIHEIYRALLQSDERNQVIVSDVMNAIKKNRFPVILTERVEHLETLKGLLENKITNLIVMKGGMGKKQRQKALNALNSLPDDAEKAVLATGRYLGEGFDDERLDTLFLTLPISWRGTLNQYAGRLHRIHDTKKKVVIYDYADLEVPVLVRMYDRRLRGYRSIGYEIEDDLA
- the secG gene encoding preprotein translocase subunit SecG; the encoded protein is MSIILVIVHVAVCIALIMIVLLQTGKGADMGAAFGGGGSQTLFGSTGASTFLSKATTVAAIVFMLTSLVLAYMSSHRTADSIMPQIPAPVEQTAPAAPSETAPQESSTPAPSAPAAQEQTAPQQSEAPAKPAQSE